The following proteins are co-located in the Pseudoalteromonas sp. N1230-9 genome:
- the rimI gene encoding ribosomal protein S18-alanine N-acetyltransferase, with amino-acid sequence MINFKSVDANDIAQLMVIENACHSHPWTEKTMLSCLAGRYFNLAAFQGDDMLGFYIGEKAGPDYTLMDICVAPKYQGQGIARQLLTAFIEYGEQHDAENLFLEVRESNNRAIALYERAGFSHMSVRKNYYPTATGNEDAILMGLTLSF; translated from the coding sequence TTGATAAACTTTAAATCTGTTGATGCAAACGATATTGCACAGCTAATGGTCATTGAAAATGCCTGTCATAGTCATCCGTGGACAGAAAAAACCATGTTATCGTGTTTAGCGGGTCGTTATTTTAATCTTGCTGCTTTTCAAGGCGATGACATGCTGGGTTTCTATATTGGTGAGAAGGCAGGCCCTGATTATACCTTGATGGATATTTGTGTTGCGCCTAAATACCAAGGGCAGGGGATAGCAAGGCAATTACTAACGGCGTTTATTGAATATGGTGAACAGCATGACGCTGAGAACCTATTTTTGGAAGTACGCGAATCTAACAATCGTGCAATTGCTTTATATGAACGTGCGGGCTTCTCACATATGTCAGTGCGAAAAAATTACTACCCAACAGCAACAGGCAATGAAGACGCTATTTTAATGGGGTTAACGCTGAGTTTTTAA
- a CDS encoding LysR family transcriptional regulator, giving the protein MLNNIELQWLLSFQKVFEQLSFKRAAELCQIPKSNVSRHVALLEQALNVRLLERTTRKMVATEAGELLYQNLTPLLVAMGDVLQETYQNSDLVSGHLKVITPDLPFLAEAMAEFCYKHPNIQLSCDTQLNPEEGLLEGFDIVIRFGRGPVEDSGWVAKELVRWPSCVVASPHLLDKHPKPNSTIELGKLPCITSLSVLQGMPWKFKQAGTVNVASRYKVNSGHMAKSAALKGLGFAILPYDACRQELEEGLLTKIDSLADEPEDLVLYAFYSGRRYPFKKVKAFLEYLQLVIQQHYLSSE; this is encoded by the coding sequence TTGCTAAACAATATTGAATTACAGTGGCTTCTTAGCTTCCAGAAAGTATTTGAACAATTAAGTTTTAAGCGGGCCGCAGAGCTGTGCCAAATTCCCAAATCGAATGTGAGCCGTCATGTTGCACTTTTAGAACAAGCGTTGAATGTACGGTTATTGGAACGTACAACACGAAAAATGGTTGCGACAGAAGCGGGAGAACTTCTTTACCAAAACTTAACTCCGCTGCTTGTTGCTATGGGGGATGTTTTACAAGAAACCTATCAAAATAGTGATTTAGTTTCAGGGCATTTAAAAGTCATTACACCTGATTTACCGTTTTTGGCAGAGGCTATGGCTGAGTTTTGTTATAAACACCCTAACATTCAGTTAAGTTGTGATACTCAGCTTAATCCCGAAGAGGGGCTATTAGAAGGGTTTGATATAGTGATACGTTTTGGACGAGGCCCTGTGGAGGACTCTGGATGGGTTGCAAAAGAGCTAGTGCGTTGGCCAAGTTGTGTCGTAGCTTCTCCTCATTTACTAGATAAACACCCTAAACCAAATTCAACGATTGAACTTGGTAAGCTTCCTTGTATTACAAGCTTATCAGTCTTACAAGGAATGCCATGGAAATTCAAACAAGCAGGCACAGTTAATGTTGCATCCCGTTACAAAGTAAATAGTGGGCATATGGCAAAGTCTGCTGCACTTAAAGGGTTAGGTTTTGCGATACTTCCTTATGATGCGTGCAGACAAGAGTTAGAAGAAGGGCTGTTAACTAAAATAGATTCCTTAGCAGATGAGCCTGAAGATTTGGTTTTGTATGCTTTTTATTCTGGGCGTAGATATCCGTTCAAAAAAGTAAAAGCATTTCTTGAGTACCTTCAACTTGTTATTCAGCAACATTATCTTTCAAGCGAATGA
- a CDS encoding FAD-dependent oxidoreductase produces MSSIKHIAIIGAGIAGLALAIFARKQGIKVTLFEKNNSFSTIGAGVTLWPNATFVLEQLGLIDDFSQHGGQPVAMRHYDKQAIQQSEFNIQTLNSLCGFSTISILRRDLIKILAERLKKLGATIHFNQAVNTQDIAQLKDKFDLVVGCDGRMQSKAREYLYKVPMPTKYQGFINVIGTSEIELTPFEQTIHDFRDNNERFGIVPVANQHCYWAAAWPSNLDKTKPMEQWFEEMHERFQDWPKKVQQVLNSYNPRSLKRIFVHDIDPLPYWHKENLIIIGDAAHASLPTSGQGASQALEDAWHLAQLFKTEFSLNIILKKFYETRIHKTSSAQNMGRLIAQHIFQQSSNSATDAPSISAEELSQLYMQGLECYTK; encoded by the coding sequence ATGAGTTCAATTAAACACATAGCCATTATAGGTGCAGGTATTGCTGGCCTTGCGTTAGCGATATTTGCAAGAAAACAAGGTATCAAGGTTACCTTATTCGAAAAAAACAACAGCTTTTCGACAATCGGTGCAGGTGTTACGTTATGGCCTAATGCGACCTTTGTGCTTGAGCAGCTAGGTTTAATAGATGATTTCAGCCAGCATGGTGGTCAACCAGTTGCTATGCGACATTACGACAAACAAGCTATTCAGCAAAGTGAGTTTAATATTCAAACACTAAACTCTCTGTGTGGCTTTTCAACTATTAGCATATTACGTCGTGACTTAATAAAGATACTTGCTGAGCGACTAAAGAAACTGGGTGCCACTATTCACTTCAACCAAGCCGTCAATACTCAAGACATTGCGCAATTAAAAGATAAGTTTGATCTTGTGGTAGGATGTGATGGACGAATGCAATCGAAAGCTCGAGAGTATCTATATAAAGTGCCTATGCCAACTAAATACCAAGGCTTCATTAATGTAATAGGCACCAGTGAAATTGAGCTGACTCCTTTTGAGCAGACAATTCATGACTTTAGAGATAATAATGAACGCTTTGGTATAGTACCTGTAGCAAACCAACATTGTTACTGGGCTGCTGCATGGCCTAGTAACCTTGATAAAACGAAACCAATGGAGCAGTGGTTTGAAGAAATGCATGAGCGTTTTCAAGATTGGCCTAAAAAAGTTCAACAGGTACTTAATAGTTATAATCCACGCAGCTTAAAGCGCATATTTGTACATGATATTGACCCACTACCCTATTGGCACAAGGAGAATCTCATTATTATCGGCGATGCTGCACATGCTTCCTTACCCACATCGGGGCAAGGTGCTAGCCAAGCACTTGAAGATGCTTGGCACCTAGCTCAATTATTTAAGACCGAATTTAGCCTCAATATTATTTTGAAGAAGTTTTATGAAACTCGTATTCATAAAACCTCCAGCGCCCAAAACATGGGTAGACTAATAGCTCAGCATATCTTTCAACAATCATCTAATTCGGCCACAGATGCACCAAGTATATCCGCAGAAGAGCTCAGTCAACTCTATATGCAAGGACTAGAGTGTTATACCAAATGA
- the guaA gene encoding glutamine-hydrolyzing GMP synthase: protein MSKDIHDSRILILDFGSQYTQLIARRIREIGVYCELWAWDVTEEQIREFNPQGIILSGGPESTTLENSPRAPEYVFNAGVPVLGICYGMQTMATQLGGSVHSSDKKEFGYAQVEKVGDCALFDAIEDHITDGGAGVLDVWMSHGDKVMEVPETFKTTAKTSTCPHAAMSWEEKRFYGVQFHPEVTHTHQGQRLLERFAIDICGCEKLWTPAKIIDDAIERIKETVGDDEVILGLSGGVDSSVVAMLIHRAIGDKLTCVFVDNGLLRLNEGQQVMDMFGNKFGLNIVKVDAEDQFLADLAGKSDPEDKRKAIGHTFIKVFDEQAKKLKSAKWLGQGTIYPDVIESAASATGKAHVIKSHHNVGGLPDDMEMGLVEPLRELFKDEVRKIGLELGLPYDMLYRHPFPGPGLGVRVLGEIKKEYCDLLRRADAIFIEELHKAELYHKVSQAFTVFLPVKSVGVMGDARKYDWVVSLRCVETIDFMTARWSHLPYEFLGVVSNRIINEIDGISRVVYDISGKPPATIEWE from the coding sequence ATGAGCAAAGACATTCACGATTCACGAATTCTCATTTTAGATTTTGGTTCGCAATACACACAGTTAATCGCACGTCGTATACGTGAGATTGGTGTTTACTGTGAGCTATGGGCATGGGATGTAACTGAAGAGCAAATCCGCGAATTTAATCCACAAGGTATTATTTTGTCGGGTGGCCCTGAGTCTACAACACTTGAAAACAGCCCACGTGCTCCTGAGTATGTATTTAACGCAGGCGTTCCAGTACTTGGTATTTGTTACGGCATGCAAACAATGGCAACGCAACTGGGTGGTAGTGTACACAGCTCTGATAAGAAAGAGTTTGGTTATGCGCAGGTTGAAAAAGTAGGTGATTGTGCGTTATTTGACGCTATCGAAGACCACATTACTGACGGCGGTGCAGGCGTACTTGACGTTTGGATGAGCCACGGCGATAAAGTGATGGAAGTACCAGAGACTTTCAAAACAACGGCTAAAACGTCAACATGCCCACATGCTGCAATGTCTTGGGAAGAAAAGCGTTTCTACGGCGTACAGTTCCACCCTGAAGTAACTCATACGCATCAAGGTCAACGTTTACTTGAGCGTTTTGCAATTGATATCTGTGGCTGTGAAAAGCTATGGACACCAGCTAAAATCATCGACGATGCGATTGAGCGTATTAAGGAAACTGTAGGTGATGATGAAGTTATCTTAGGTTTATCAGGTGGTGTTGATTCATCTGTTGTAGCCATGCTTATTCACCGTGCAATTGGCGACAAGCTGACGTGTGTATTCGTTGATAACGGTCTTCTTCGTTTAAACGAAGGTCAGCAAGTTATGGACATGTTCGGTAACAAGTTTGGCCTAAACATTGTTAAAGTAGATGCTGAAGATCAATTCTTAGCAGACTTAGCAGGTAAGTCAGACCCAGAAGATAAGCGTAAAGCGATTGGTCATACCTTCATTAAAGTATTTGACGAGCAAGCTAAAAAGCTGAAAAGCGCTAAATGGTTAGGTCAAGGTACTATCTACCCAGACGTAATCGAATCTGCTGCATCAGCAACAGGTAAAGCACACGTAATCAAGTCTCACCACAACGTAGGTGGTTTACCAGACGACATGGAAATGGGTCTTGTAGAGCCGTTACGTGAGCTATTCAAAGATGAAGTGCGTAAAATTGGTCTTGAGCTTGGCCTACCTTACGACATGCTTTACCGCCACCCATTCCCAGGACCTGGTTTAGGTGTTCGTGTACTTGGTGAAATCAAGAAAGAGTACTGTGACTTACTACGTCGCGCAGATGCTATCTTCATTGAAGAGCTACACAAAGCAGAGCTTTACCACAAAGTAAGTCAAGCCTTCACTGTATTCTTACCAGTTAAATCGGTAGGTGTAATGGGTGATGCGCGTAAATACGACTGGGTTGTATCACTACGTTGTGTAGAAACAATCGACTTTATGACGGCACGTTGGTCACATCTACCTTATGAGTTCTTAGGTGTGGTTTCTAACCGTATCATCAACGAAATCGATGGTATTTCACGTGTTGTTTACGATATTTCAGGTAAGCCACCGGCAACAATCGAGTGGGAATAA